ACGACTTTCGTCTATATATTTCTCTTGCATAGTCTATTGTATTAACCATTAAATATTACCCACAGGATAATCTAAACCGCAAATATACTAATTATTATGACAAAATGGCAGATAAAAACTATCGTATCATGAGAAATATAACTCGGTTACTTTCAACTGAAGACGACACTTTATTTCCGAAACCTTTTTTAAGCTAATCTTTTATTTCAAGTTCCACCACATAGCCCTCGTGGGAACGGACATTCATTACGCCACCATCTTCAAACGCCAAGTACTGCCCTTTAACTCCTTTTAAAATACCTTGATATTCTTTTGTTTTGCTTAAATTTATAGAAGTAATTTTTTCTAAAGGTGTATAAGGATATTTTAAATTATAAAGTTCAGACTCTACCACAAACTTTTGACTTTCTTTTGGGAATAAACCAACAACCTCCTCTCTTAATGCAAACAAATCCACTTCGCTAGCTCCATCATCGGAGAGCATTTTTCTCCAATTGGTTTTATCGGATAAATGGTTTTTAAGAGCGACTTCTATAACTCCTGCTTCGTAGCGGTTTTCCGTCTTTGCTATGGGCAAAGCCTTTGTTGCTCCTTGGTCTATCCATCTAGTAGGCACTTGTGTTTGTCTGGTAACCCCAACTTTAACCTCCCCCGTATAAGCCAAATAAACCAAATGAGGTTGTAGCTGTATTTTCCGTTCCACCTCTATATCTCTTTCTTCTATATCTAGGTGGGCTTTAGAAAGTTCGGGCTTTAGGATAGTTTCACTAGCGTAAGGGCTTTCAAAAAAGCATTTTTTACAAAACCCCATCTGGTACACAGGCTCATCGCTCCCACATTCCACACACTGAAATCCTATATGCTTTATACTCAACCTACGGTTAAACAAAGCGTTGATGTGCAGTAAATCATTAGATAGATTAAGGTAATATTGGATAGGTTCTGCCAACTGTGCAGACATCTTGAGTACTTGCCCTGTAAATAACATCTTTTGTGAATTTTCATCAAAAATACAGATTAAATTCGTCAGTAACAAACCAATGAATTATCAGACTTTGCTACTAAAAACAAAAACAATACATTTGTTATCTAATTTAATCTAATTATGAAACTACTTAATAACGCTCTCAAAAATTTAAAGAAAGTAGTTGCCAGCTACCCAATGGTACTACTTTCGGCGCTCATTTCTTATATCGCCATCGTTACAACTACTATATGGGATACAAAGTCCGATTTTGTTT
This Riemerella anatipestifer DNA region includes the following protein-coding sequences:
- a CDS encoding DUF2797 domain-containing protein — encoded protein: MLFTGQVLKMSAQLAEPIQYYLNLSNDLLHINALFNRRLSIKHIGFQCVECGSDEPVYQMGFCKKCFFESPYASETILKPELSKAHLDIEERDIEVERKIQLQPHLVYLAYTGEVKVGVTRQTQVPTRWIDQGATKALPIAKTENRYEAGVIEVALKNHLSDKTNWRKMLSDDGASEVDLFALREEVVGLFPKESQKFVVESELYNLKYPYTPLEKITSINLSKTKEYQGILKGVKGQYLAFEDGGVMNVRSHEGYVVELEIKD